The Nostoc cf. commune SO-36 genomic sequence GTTAGCTGAATTTGCCCATCCTGATAAATGCCTTCGATGGTTCTGATCATAAGTTGCATCTAGGTTGGTATTTCCTTAATTCTACCAACTAGCGTTAGAGAACTGTCACACCTGAAATTGTAAATTAGAGTAGGGGGTAGCAACTCCCTCAAGCCTAATTAAAAATGATTTAATTGCTTTTATGAGCGATAGCCTTTAAAGATTATCTGTGAGATAGACAAGAAGTAGACCATTGTTGCGATCGCCCTGACTCGACAATAAACTAGGCGATGTCTACGACGGGCTGTTCGGTGTCGCATTCAACCGTCCAATCCTCAGTACTTAGCCCAAATCCCGATGGTTGCGCGTTAGTGAAACTAATTTACGGGATAGTGCGATCGCAGTAACACTACACTTCGTTGCACCGAGATGTGAAGCTGTTTTAGACTTAGAAAGATTCTATGTAGTTTATAATCACCATGAGCTATCACGACATTATTACAATTGAACCGGACAAGCGAGGTGGTAAGCCTTGTATTAGAAGGATGCGAATCACCGTGTACGATGTTCTCGGCTGGTTAGCAGCTGGTATGTCTCATGGAGAGATATTAGACGATTTCCCTGAATTAACAGAAGAAGATATTAGGGCAAGTCTAGAGTTTGCTGCTGATCGTGAACATCGTTTAGTTGCTTCTCTACAAAACGCTACGCATAGCTT encodes the following:
- a CDS encoding DUF433 domain-containing protein, producing the protein MSYHDIITIEPDKRGGKPCIRRMRITVYDVLGWLAAGMSHGEILDDFPELTEEDIRASLEFAADREHRLVASLQNATHSLLPPRDTVGGV